The proteins below come from a single Candidatus Delongbacteria bacterium genomic window:
- a CDS encoding response regulator, whose translation MPDTLRNTPDPAGPSGALPPARILVVDDDVFNVDLLLFELQDAGFEGIGAGSAREALRIIEQEPELDLILLDVMMPGMDGLELTQLLKTRPETREIPVILLTARGELGDKAQGFSAGAEDYVVKPFDSDELRARIEVQLRIRRLRLEEERLGSARARLAMIGTSAHQLSQPLSGATGFLQLLQVMIGRGSQHEQERERLLQVDGCLERTMNLAAQLATLHRFRTEDYACGTEIVDLDASSGPADPGDRVDEEGPLILVADPISEQLPAWFMTLRQDGWRILRVSGTEELEPGLRPWVLVLNQVLPTEIPHWLSTFASAEGITPFSLLISRAQSGDFRGRALRAGVDDILTHPPNPEELLMRVRARVTLFGLQRGHLRLTALEQARAVGERAFMSFQPTLDTCRLLVAELISEASVERRKALLADLAGSLERLTGTIRLLQSRRVPELPGRPSTTPGEPG comes from the coding sequence ATGCCTGACACTCTGCGCAACACTCCGGACCCTGCCGGCCCTTCCGGGGCCCTGCCACCCGCACGCATTCTTGTGGTGGACGACGACGTCTTCAATGTGGATCTGCTGCTCTTCGAGCTGCAGGACGCAGGGTTCGAAGGCATTGGTGCGGGCAGCGCGCGGGAAGCTCTGCGCATCATCGAACAGGAACCGGAACTGGACCTGATCCTGCTGGACGTGATGATGCCAGGGATGGACGGCCTGGAGCTGACCCAGCTTCTCAAGACGCGCCCTGAAACCCGTGAGATTCCCGTGATTCTGCTGACCGCCCGTGGCGAACTGGGCGACAAGGCCCAAGGCTTCTCTGCGGGCGCCGAAGATTACGTGGTGAAGCCCTTTGACTCCGACGAATTGCGGGCACGCATCGAGGTGCAGCTGCGCATTCGCCGCCTGCGCCTCGAGGAAGAACGTCTGGGCAGCGCACGGGCGCGACTGGCGATGATCGGCACGTCCGCACACCAACTGAGTCAGCCCCTGTCGGGAGCCACCGGATTTCTGCAGCTGCTGCAGGTCATGATCGGTCGCGGCAGCCAGCACGAACAGGAACGCGAGCGACTGCTGCAGGTGGATGGCTGCCTGGAACGCACGATGAATCTGGCGGCCCAGTTGGCGACCCTGCACAGGTTCCGCACCGAAGATTACGCCTGCGGCACCGAGATCGTGGACCTGGATGCCTCGTCGGGACCCGCTGATCCGGGAGATCGGGTGGATGAGGAAGGTCCCTTGATCCTGGTGGCGGATCCCATCAGCGAGCAGCTTCCCGCCTGGTTCATGACTCTGCGTCAGGACGGCTGGCGCATCCTGCGGGTCAGTGGCACCGAGGAGCTGGAGCCCGGATTGCGCCCCTGGGTGCTGGTGCTGAACCAGGTCCTGCCAACCGAGATTCCGCACTGGCTGTCGACTTTCGCCTCTGCAGAAGGCATCACCCCGTTTTCGCTGCTGATCTCGCGCGCCCAAAGTGGTGATTTCCGCGGCCGTGCCCTGCGCGCGGGCGTGGATGACATCCTCACTCACCCGCCGAATCCCGAGGAACTGCTGATGCGGGTTCGTGCGCGTGTCACACTGTTCGGGCTGCAACGTGGACACTTGCGCCTCACCGCTCTGGAGCAGGCACGAGCCGTGGGCGAACGGGCCTTCATGAGCTTCCAGCCCACGCTGGACACCTGCCGTCTGCTGGTGGCCGAGCTGATCTCCGAAGCCTCCGTGGAACGCCGCAAGGCGCTGCTGGCCGATCTGGCGGGCAGCCTGGAGCGGCTCACCGGCACGATCCGTCTGCTGCAATCCCGACGTGTGCCCGAACTGCCCGGCAGGCCTTCCACCACACCCGGTGAACCTGGATGA
- a CDS encoding helix-turn-helix domain-containing protein, whose product MQAFVQELKVAREFRKITLKEIASETMISLSYLTHLENGEWQEVPFPYLRGYLISYAETVGMNLDRVLRNFDELDWKPAEGGRPQTRDLSGPVVRPAGGGGHAELVPPLLALIPMRKKLLVLFAFLLVVAGSFWVVWLFTHTANPADAGQPSFNRTLERVRADQERTNWLQSSMTPRRIQMRLASSGTLKVSSGDSVFFSGTLRADSLLALETTAEITVLVERCEDLSVLLDGAPQFLDSLSGPGEIHLSGRGVRTSPR is encoded by the coding sequence TTGCAGGCATTTGTCCAGGAACTCAAGGTCGCCCGCGAGTTCAGGAAGATCACGCTCAAGGAAATCGCTTCCGAGACCATGATCAGCCTGAGCTATCTCACGCACCTGGAAAATGGCGAGTGGCAGGAGGTTCCATTCCCGTATCTGCGCGGCTACCTGATCAGCTACGCCGAAACGGTGGGCATGAACCTCGACCGGGTGCTGCGCAACTTCGACGAGCTGGACTGGAAACCCGCCGAGGGCGGACGCCCCCAGACCCGTGATCTCAGCGGACCCGTGGTCCGGCCCGCGGGAGGAGGCGGACACGCCGAACTGGTGCCGCCCCTGCTGGCACTGATACCCATGCGCAAGAAACTACTGGTGCTGTTCGCCTTCCTGCTGGTCGTGGCTGGCAGTTTCTGGGTGGTCTGGCTTTTCACTCACACCGCGAATCCCGCGGACGCGGGTCAGCCCAGTTTCAACCGGACCCTCGAACGGGTGCGTGCCGACCAGGAACGCACCAACTGGCTGCAGTCCTCAATGACCCCGCGCCGGATCCAGATGCGACTGGCCAGCAGCGGCACCCTGAAAGTCAGTTCGGGCGACAGTGTCTTCTTTTCGGGCACCCTGCGTGCCGACAGTCTGCTGGCGCTGGAAACCACGGCCGAAATCACCGTGCTTGTCGAGCGCTGCGAAGATCTGAGCGTCTTGCTGGACGGCGCCCCGCAGTTCCTCGATTCGCTGAGTGGCCCGGGTGAGATCCATCTCTCGGGGCGGGGCGTGCGCACGTCTCCACGCTGA
- a CDS encoding UbiA family prenyltransferase, with product MMHHDTTTRDTADLLRGLLALCRPQNVLLSVPVVMLGGLCEDPAALAHPTGRVTLLIAAAVTALALAAGNVLNDLADQTEDRINRPGRPLPSGKVRPAEACLLALGLQTGSLILAGLLSMRLASPWPTGIAAVCLLLLWLYAWRGKQWPFVGNLLVALLSAAAVIYGALALGLPGGPGWPARSLMGFALVVSWIREVLKDAEDREGDQRAGRRSLPMLVSGSVLRRLLLAVACLVPLTGLLLGLLSHQWGLTWALCLLPAPLGLWAIWNWQPDSPRSAGGAQRLWKVVMLVGLLIYSVWIWQTSARTDRPEAHAARSTQMESLP from the coding sequence ATGATGCATCACGACACCACAACCCGAGACACGGCTGACCTCCTGCGGGGCTTGCTGGCGCTCTGCCGCCCGCAGAACGTGCTGCTGAGCGTACCGGTGGTGATGCTGGGGGGCCTCTGCGAAGACCCTGCGGCCCTGGCGCATCCGACGGGGCGAGTCACGCTGCTGATCGCGGCCGCGGTCACGGCTCTGGCGCTGGCCGCGGGCAATGTGCTGAATGATCTGGCCGACCAGACCGAAGACCGGATCAACAGGCCCGGGCGCCCGCTGCCCTCGGGAAAGGTCCGCCCCGCGGAAGCCTGCCTGCTGGCGTTGGGCCTGCAGACAGGCAGCCTGATCCTGGCGGGTCTGCTTTCCATGCGGCTGGCATCCCCGTGGCCCACGGGGATCGCAGCGGTCTGTTTGCTGCTGCTGTGGCTGTATGCATGGCGGGGCAAGCAATGGCCCTTCGTCGGAAACCTCCTGGTGGCCCTGCTGAGCGCGGCGGCCGTGATCTATGGAGCACTGGCTCTGGGCCTGCCCGGCGGACCAGGGTGGCCGGCCCGTTCGCTGATGGGCTTCGCACTGGTGGTCAGCTGGATCCGGGAAGTTCTCAAGGATGCTGAAGACCGCGAGGGCGACCAGCGAGCCGGGCGGCGCAGCCTGCCGATGCTGGTGTCCGGTTCCGTGTTGCGTCGCCTGCTGCTGGCCGTGGCCTGCCTCGTGCCCTTGACCGGTCTGTTGCTGGGGCTGCTGTCGCATCAGTGGGGGCTGACCTGGGCACTGTGCCTGCTTCCCGCACCCCTTGGGCTCTGGGCCATCTGGAACTGGCAACCGGATTCGCCGCGCTCGGCCGGTGGGGCCCAGCGTCTCTGGAAGGTCGTGATGCTGGTGGGCCTGCTGATCTACAGTGTCTGGATCTGGCAGACCTCGGCTCGCACCGACCGACCAGAGGCCCATGCGGCACGTTCTACGCAAATGGAGAGTCTCCCATGA
- a CDS encoding BamA/TamA family outer membrane protein: MGARLTTWVLLTLCLLGLSRVTCGQIAVLPDSLVIARELQVEGNQQFSVDVLRQVLGAGQTVSQRHWQASLDSLARLYADAGFPQLSLRAPGALGGTVERVRLEEGPVLVLGRVTLSPDSLPDLAGLRLLQPGRPLRAGVLDDAFLTILEELESDGRALATLEIRQAAFFPRDDRLELDLDLVLGRLETIRPRAVRFVGLSNSLPLTLERLGRLRSGEVWSPKRNRQARLRLQRSGWFSSVTGPRLARGPEGHLLLVEVEELPSYHFEGLVGLLPGRENESSRVSFLLALDLENLLGTGRRLNLKAARPDGVSQELLFRYREPFVFGLPLGLGGQVIQQIQDSTWLSRSGSLEADWELVPGLEGGASLALREILPDSLNGWVTLGMDHSSAVVAGGWLEADFRDDALNPTRGWRAGLRTESVSRKALTFRGLAARGEDEVFWRQQSDFQFYLRPPGGSSGLGRLVFSLRLAAGRLSRADLQLEERFALGGAAGPRGYRENQFRASTWGLGQGELRWRLGRASRTYLFWDWARMEAGTDPAFTRQGKGAGIRLPIPQGVLAVEYALGEGLGLREGLIHVKLSSRF, encoded by the coding sequence ATGGGCGCGCGTCTCACGACCTGGGTCCTGCTGACCCTCTGCCTGCTGGGCCTGTCACGTGTGACTTGTGGCCAGATCGCGGTCCTGCCCGACAGCCTGGTGATCGCGCGGGAACTGCAGGTCGAAGGCAACCAGCAATTCAGTGTGGATGTCCTGCGGCAAGTGCTGGGCGCCGGTCAGACCGTCAGTCAGCGTCACTGGCAGGCCAGCCTGGACAGTCTGGCCAGGCTCTATGCCGACGCTGGTTTTCCCCAGCTGAGCCTGCGGGCTCCCGGGGCGCTGGGTGGAACGGTCGAACGGGTGCGCCTCGAGGAAGGTCCCGTGCTCGTGCTGGGCCGTGTGACGCTGAGCCCCGACAGTCTGCCGGATCTGGCCGGTCTGCGTTTGCTGCAGCCGGGCCGCCCCCTGCGCGCCGGTGTGCTCGACGATGCCTTCCTGACCATTCTGGAAGAACTCGAGAGTGATGGGCGTGCACTGGCCACGCTGGAGATCCGCCAGGCCGCCTTCTTCCCCCGGGATGACAGGCTGGAACTGGACCTTGATCTGGTGCTGGGCCGGCTGGAAACCATTCGTCCCCGAGCCGTGCGTTTCGTGGGTCTGAGCAACAGCCTGCCGCTGACTCTGGAGCGGCTGGGGCGGCTCAGGAGTGGCGAGGTCTGGTCGCCCAAACGCAACCGCCAGGCCCGGCTGCGTCTGCAACGCAGTGGTTGGTTCAGCTCTGTCACAGGACCGAGACTGGCGCGGGGGCCCGAGGGACATCTGCTGCTGGTGGAAGTGGAGGAGTTGCCCAGTTACCATTTCGAGGGTCTGGTGGGCCTCCTGCCCGGGCGCGAGAACGAATCCTCGCGGGTCAGCTTCCTGCTGGCTCTGGACCTGGAGAATCTGCTGGGCACCGGGCGGAGGCTCAATCTCAAGGCGGCCCGCCCCGACGGTGTGTCACAGGAACTGCTCTTCCGCTATCGCGAACCCTTCGTGTTCGGACTGCCCCTGGGTCTGGGCGGACAGGTGATCCAGCAGATCCAGGACAGCACCTGGCTCAGCCGCAGCGGCTCGCTGGAAGCCGACTGGGAACTGGTGCCCGGGCTGGAAGGCGGTGCCTCGCTGGCCCTGCGCGAAATCCTGCCCGACTCGCTCAATGGCTGGGTGACTCTGGGCATGGATCACAGCAGCGCCGTGGTGGCCGGCGGCTGGCTGGAAGCGGACTTTCGCGATGACGCGCTCAATCCCACGCGGGGCTGGCGTGCGGGGCTGCGCACCGAGAGTGTGTCGCGCAAGGCCCTGACCTTCCGGGGGCTGGCCGCTCGTGGAGAAGACGAGGTCTTCTGGCGCCAGCAGAGTGATTTCCAGTTCTACCTGCGCCCGCCCGGGGGCTCGAGTGGGCTGGGGCGTCTGGTGTTCTCGCTGCGACTGGCGGCTGGCAGATTGTCGCGTGCGGACCTGCAGCTCGAAGAGCGCTTCGCTCTGGGCGGAGCCGCCGGTCCACGAGGGTACCGCGAAAACCAGTTCCGGGCCAGCACCTGGGGGTTGGGGCAGGGCGAGCTGCGCTGGCGCCTGGGGCGGGCCAGCCGGACCTATCTGTTCTGGGACTGGGCACGCATGGAAGCGGGCACGGATCCGGCCTTCACGCGGCAGGGCAAGGGTGCGGGCATCCGCCTGCCGATCCCGCAGGGAGTGCTGGCCGTGGAGTACGCTTTGGGCGAAGGCCTGGGGCTGCGTGAGGGATTGATTCACGTGAAATTGAGCAGCCGCTTCTGA
- the maf gene encoding septum formation inhibitor Maf, whose amino-acid sequence MPPMILASASPRRRELLQRIGLDFKVLVREVDEHIPDGTDPAEAVQALSRLKGAAVALENPSSLVISADTIVVLDGQILGKPGSPEEAERMLASLSGRWHRVYTGYALHLLDHVRPVESDQQSCDVRFHPLSAAQIRQYVASGEPMDKAGAYGIQDLGALLVQELRGDYFTVMGLPVSRLYRHLLEFCASHAPKSTE is encoded by the coding sequence CTGCCCCCCATGATCCTGGCTTCGGCCAGCCCTCGGCGCCGCGAACTGCTGCAGCGCATCGGGCTGGACTTCAAGGTGCTGGTCAGGGAAGTGGACGAACACATTCCCGACGGCACCGATCCGGCTGAGGCCGTGCAGGCACTGTCGCGCCTCAAGGGTGCCGCGGTGGCCCTCGAGAATCCTTCGAGTCTGGTGATCAGCGCGGATACCATCGTGGTGCTGGATGGGCAGATCCTGGGCAAACCGGGCAGCCCGGAGGAAGCGGAGCGGATGCTGGCAAGCCTTTCGGGGCGCTGGCACCGGGTATACACGGGCTATGCCCTGCATCTGCTTGACCATGTGCGTCCGGTGGAGAGTGACCAACAGAGTTGCGACGTGCGGTTTCACCCGCTGAGTGCGGCCCAGATCCGCCAGTACGTGGCCAGCGGCGAGCCGATGGACAAGGCGGGCGCCTACGGCATCCAGGATCTGGGAGCCCTGCTGGTTCAGGAACTGCGCGGAGACTATTTCACGGTCATGGGCCTGCCCGTGTCGCGCCTCTATCGCCACCTGCTGGAATTCTGTGCCAGCCATGCACCAAAAAGCACGGAGTGA